One Mesorhizobium sp. L-2-11 genomic region harbors:
- the fdxA gene encoding ferredoxin FdxA, translating to MTYVVTDNCIKCKYMDCIEVCPVDCFYEGENMLVIHPDECIDCGVCEPECPADAIKPDTEPGLDKWLQINTEYADKWPNITAKKEPPADAKSFDGEAGKFEKYFSPEPGQGD from the coding sequence ATGACCTATGTCGTGACCGATAATTGCATAAAATGCAAATACATGGACTGTATTGAGGTCTGTCCGGTCGACTGTTTCTACGAGGGCGAGAACATGCTCGTCATTCATCCCGACGAGTGCATCGACTGTGGCGTCTGCGAGCCGGAATGCCCGGCCGACGCGATCAAGCCGGACACCGAGCCGGGGCTCGACAAGTGGCTGCAGATCAACACTGAATACGCCGATAAATGGCCTAACATCACCGCCAAGAAGGAGCCTCCGGCCGACGCCAAGTCCTTCGATGGCGAGGCCGGCAAGTTCGAGAAATATTTCTCCCCCGAGCCCGGCCAGGGCGACTAG
- a CDS encoding RNA polymerase factor sigma-32, which translates to MMEDTAGRTMVRAAMKAPYLERDEEHVLALRWKQDNDQQALHQIAMAHMRLVISMASKFRHYGLPLGDLVQEGHVGLLEAAARFEPEREVRFSTYATWWIRASMQDYILRNWSIVRGGTSSAQKALFFNLRRLRARLANGAEPISNTSLYREVSEALGVSEADVAMMDSRLSAPDSSLNQPLADDSGATERMEFLVSDDPLPDEVVGDTIDVERRSVWLKTALGALNARELRIIEERRLSDEGATLEALGEALGISKERVRQIEARAMEKLKIALVKQNPEFLATAA; encoded by the coding sequence ATGATGGAAGATACGGCGGGGCGAACCATGGTCCGCGCGGCGATGAAAGCCCCCTATCTCGAGCGCGACGAGGAGCATGTTCTCGCGCTGCGCTGGAAGCAAGACAACGATCAGCAGGCACTGCACCAAATCGCCATGGCGCATATGCGGCTGGTCATTTCCATGGCCTCGAAATTCCGCCACTATGGCCTGCCCTTGGGCGATCTGGTGCAGGAAGGCCATGTCGGCCTGCTGGAGGCAGCGGCCCGTTTCGAACCGGAGCGCGAGGTGCGGTTTTCGACCTATGCGACGTGGTGGATCCGTGCCTCGATGCAGGACTATATCCTGCGCAACTGGTCGATCGTGCGCGGCGGCACCAGTTCGGCGCAAAAGGCGCTGTTCTTCAATTTGCGGCGCCTGCGCGCCCGCTTGGCGAACGGTGCCGAGCCGATCTCGAACACCTCGCTCTACCGCGAGGTGTCGGAGGCGCTCGGCGTCTCCGAGGCCGACGTGGCGATGATGGATTCGCGCCTTTCGGCCCCAGATAGTTCGCTCAACCAGCCGCTCGCCGACGATTCGGGCGCCACCGAGCGGATGGAGTTCCTGGTTTCGGACGATCCTTTGCCGGACGAGGTCGTGGGCGACACGATCGATGTCGAACGCCGCTCTGTCTGGCTGAAAACCGCGCTCGGCGCGCTTAACGCCCGCGAGCTCAGGATCATCGAGGAACGCCGGTTGAGCGACGAGGGCGCGACGCTCGAAGCCCTCGGCGAGGCGCTTGGCATCTCCAAGGAACGCGTCCGCCAGATCGAGGCACGCGCCATGGAAAAGCTCAAAATAGCGCTGGTGAAGCAAAACCCCGAGTTTCTGGCGACCGCCGCCTAA
- a CDS encoding CarD family transcriptional regulator, whose protein sequence is MATITPQKKSSAARHGFKTGEYIVYPAHGVGQIVSIDEQEVAGHKLELFVIDFQKDKMRLKVPVAKATSIGMRKLSEEDYVDRALKVVQGRARVKRTMWSRRAQEYDAKINSGDLISISEVVRDLYRADNQPEQSYSERQLYEAALDRMAREIAAVNRMSETEAVRLIEVNLNKGPKRGAKADNEEAEQEEAA, encoded by the coding sequence ATGGCAACAATCACCCCGCAGAAGAAGTCCAGCGCAGCGCGTCACGGTTTTAAGACCGGCGAGTACATCGTCTATCCGGCGCATGGCGTCGGCCAGATCGTCTCGATCGACGAGCAGGAAGTAGCGGGCCACAAGCTGGAACTGTTCGTCATCGACTTCCAGAAGGACAAGATGCGTCTGAAGGTGCCGGTCGCCAAGGCGACCTCCATCGGCATGCGCAAGCTGTCGGAAGAGGATTACGTCGATCGCGCGCTGAAGGTCGTGCAGGGCCGCGCCCGCGTCAAGCGCACCATGTGGTCGCGCCGCGCCCAGGAATATGATGCGAAGATCAATTCCGGCGACCTGATCTCGATCTCGGAAGTTGTGCGCGACCTCTACCGCGCCGACAACCAGCCGGAGCAGTCCTATTCCGAACGCCAGCTTTATGAGGCGGCGCTCGATCGCATGGCGCGCGAGATCGCGGCCGTCAACCGCATGTCGGAAACTGAAGCGGTGCGCCTCATCGAAGTGAACCTCAACAAGGGTCCGAAGCGCGGCGCCAAGGCCGACAACGAAGAAGCCGAGCAGGAAGAAGCAGCCTGA
- the thiP gene encoding thiamine/thiamine pyrophosphate ABC transporter permease, giving the protein MQRAQSPDPRVTAGTIALAAVALLVGGAFAGLIVEGARDPSGAASAFDSYLLRVARFTLWQAALSTLLSVVPALFVARALSRHPRFPGRGLILQLFAVPLALPAIVAALGILALYGRAGYFAGVFSAIGGQGWPGIYGLSGILVAHVFFNLPLATRLFLEALGTVPDDQWRLASQLGMGARPAFRLIEWPTLRAALPGVAGLVFMLCITSFTIVLTLGGGPRATTLEVAIYQALRFDFDPARAVTLTVLQIALTFVVVLALMRLGANTVGDANLPVASRRHFSAGAAETVLNAALIILALLFVAGPMAATVMSGLGADLGRLAGESAVRQATLTSAVLALLAALLSVSLSLSLVMARRALALRRRVGARTLLEYATDTGAGFVLVVPPVVIGAGWFLLLRSVSDVFAIAPVMVVAVNAVMAMPFAIRAIRPGYDAASERHERLCLLLGISGWNRFRLVDWPSLRRPLATGFAFAMALSLGDLGVIALFGSDSLQTLPYLLLARMGSYRTMDAAGLALLLGLVCLALVLAADRLGRGER; this is encoded by the coding sequence GTGCAACGCGCACAATCACCCGACCCCCGCGTCACCGCCGGCACCATTGCGCTTGCCGCTGTTGCGCTGCTGGTCGGCGGCGCGTTCGCCGGGCTCATCGTGGAAGGCGCACGCGATCCGTCCGGGGCCGCGTCGGCCTTCGATTCCTACCTCTTGCGCGTCGCCCGCTTCACGCTCTGGCAGGCGGCTCTGTCGACGCTGCTTTCCGTCGTGCCGGCGCTGTTCGTGGCGCGGGCGCTGTCGCGGCATCCGCGCTTTCCTGGTCGCGGCCTGATCCTGCAGCTCTTCGCCGTGCCGCTCGCGCTGCCGGCCATCGTCGCAGCACTCGGCATTCTGGCTCTATATGGCCGTGCCGGTTATTTCGCCGGCGTGTTCTCTGCGATTGGCGGCCAGGGCTGGCCGGGCATATACGGCCTGTCCGGCATCCTCGTCGCCCATGTCTTCTTCAACCTGCCGCTGGCCACGCGGCTGTTCCTCGAAGCGCTTGGGACAGTGCCGGACGACCAGTGGCGGTTGGCGAGCCAGCTCGGTATGGGCGCCAGGCCCGCCTTCCGGCTGATCGAATGGCCGACGCTGCGCGCGGCGCTGCCGGGCGTCGCCGGGCTTGTCTTCATGCTCTGCATCACATCCTTTACGATCGTGCTCACGCTGGGCGGTGGGCCGCGTGCGACGACGCTGGAGGTCGCCATCTACCAGGCGCTGCGTTTCGATTTCGATCCTGCCCGCGCGGTGACGCTGACAGTGCTGCAGATCGCGCTGACCTTCGTCGTCGTGCTGGCATTGATGCGGCTCGGCGCCAACACCGTCGGCGACGCCAACCTGCCGGTGGCTTCGCGCCGGCATTTTTCGGCCGGCGCCGCCGAGACCGTGCTGAACGCAGCATTGATCATCCTGGCTTTGCTGTTCGTCGCCGGACCGATGGCGGCCACGGTGATGTCCGGCCTTGGCGCCGATCTCGGCCGGCTGGCGGGCGAGAGCGCGGTGCGGCAAGCGACGCTGACCAGCGCCGTGCTCGCCTTGCTGGCGGCGCTGCTTTCAGTGTCGCTGTCGCTGTCGCTGGTCATGGCGCGACGGGCGCTGGCCTTGAGGCGTCGCGTCGGCGCCAGGACACTGCTCGAATACGCCACCGATACCGGCGCCGGCTTCGTCCTCGTCGTACCGCCCGTCGTCATCGGCGCCGGCTGGTTCCTGCTCCTGCGTTCCGTCAGCGACGTCTTTGCCATCGCCCCTGTCATGGTCGTCGCCGTCAATGCGGTGATGGCGATGCCGTTTGCCATCCGCGCCATTCGCCCCGGCTATGATGCGGCGAGTGAACGCCACGAACGGCTCTGTTTGCTGCTTGGCATTTCCGGCTGGAACCGGTTCCGGCTGGTCGACTGGCCGTCGCTGCGGCGGCCGCTCGCCACCGGTTTCGCGTTCGCCATGGCTTTGTCGCTCGGCGATCTCGGCGTCATTGCCCTGTTTGGCAGCGACTCCCTGCAGACGCTGCCTTATCTCTTGCTGGCCCGCATGGGCAGCTACCGCACCATGGACGCGGCCGGCTTGGCATTGCTGCTCGGTCTGGTCTGTCTCGCGCTTGTCCTGGCCGCGGACCGGCTGGGGCGGGGAGAGAGATGA
- a CDS encoding amino acid ABC transporter substrate-binding protein, with product MKWLKSLIVAATLQVLAGTSGHAGANLDQIKQAGVFKVGTEGTYAPFTYHDASGALVGFEVEIAKAIAERLGVKAEFLEGKWDGLIAGLDAKRYDAVINQVGITEERKAKYDFSDPYIASKAVLIVRGDNTDIKSFADLKGKKAAQSLTSNFGKLAEANGAELVATDGFDQSIQLLLTGRADATINDSLSFLDFKKHKPDANVKIAAQEENADYSGVLVRKGDPELVAAINRALADIKTDGTYQRIADTYFGQDVSN from the coding sequence ATGAAATGGCTCAAATCGCTTATCGTCGCCGCAACACTGCAGGTGCTGGCCGGCACATCAGGCCATGCCGGCGCCAATCTCGACCAGATCAAGCAGGCCGGTGTCTTCAAGGTCGGCACGGAAGGCACCTATGCCCCCTTCACCTATCATGATGCCTCGGGCGCACTGGTCGGCTTCGAAGTCGAGATTGCCAAGGCGATCGCCGAGCGGCTCGGCGTCAAGGCCGAATTCCTCGAAGGCAAATGGGATGGGCTGATCGCCGGCCTCGACGCCAAGCGCTATGACGCCGTTATCAACCAGGTCGGCATCACTGAGGAGCGCAAGGCCAAGTATGATTTCTCCGATCCCTATATTGCTTCCAAGGCGGTGCTGATCGTGCGCGGCGACAATACCGACATCAAGAGCTTTGCCGACCTGAAGGGCAAGAAGGCGGCGCAGTCGCTGACCTCGAATTTCGGCAAGCTCGCCGAAGCGAACGGCGCCGAACTCGTCGCCACCGATGGTTTCGACCAATCTATCCAGCTGCTTCTTACCGGCCGCGCCGACGCCACCATCAACGACAGCCTGTCCTTCCTCGATTTCAAGAAGCACAAGCCCGACGCCAATGTGAAGATCGCCGCGCAGGAAGAAAACGCCGACTATTCCGGCGTGCTCGTGCGCAAGGGCGATCCGGAACTGGTCGCCGCCATCAATCGGGCGCTAGCCGATATCAAGACCGACGGCACCTACCAGAGGATCGCCGACACTTACTTCGGCCAGGACGTTTCGAATTAA
- a CDS encoding amino acid ABC transporter ATP-binding protein, with product MIGLTDIEKRFGDNLVLKGVTVTIEEGSVTALVGPSGGGKSTLLRCINLLEIPTSGTVRIGDDALEFHPGGKVPGRAIQRLRLQTGMVFQNFQLFPHRTAIENVMEGLVTVLKWPAGRARERALALLEKVGMAHKADAWPATLSGGQQQRVAIARALAPSPKVLLCDEPTSALDPELAQEVVDVLGRLASEGTTMVMATHDLRLASKIAQEVVFLDAGSVVEKGPAAVLFSNPERQRTKRFIATLKQEAEKETGGEG from the coding sequence ATGATCGGCCTCACCGACATCGAGAAGCGCTTCGGCGACAACCTCGTGCTGAAGGGCGTGACGGTCACCATCGAGGAAGGCAGCGTCACCGCGCTTGTCGGCCCCTCGGGCGGCGGCAAAAGCACGCTTCTGCGCTGCATCAACCTGCTCGAGATCCCGACCTCGGGCACGGTGCGGATCGGCGACGACGCACTCGAATTCCACCCCGGCGGCAAGGTTCCCGGCAGGGCCATCCAGCGCCTGCGGCTGCAGACCGGCATGGTGTTCCAGAATTTCCAGCTGTTCCCGCACCGCACGGCGATCGAAAACGTCATGGAGGGGCTGGTGACGGTGTTGAAATGGCCGGCCGGGCGAGCGCGCGAGCGGGCGCTCGCCCTGCTCGAAAAGGTTGGGATGGCGCACAAGGCCGACGCCTGGCCGGCGACGTTGTCAGGCGGCCAGCAGCAACGCGTGGCGATCGCCCGGGCGCTGGCGCCATCGCCGAAAGTGCTGCTGTGCGACGAGCCGACCTCGGCGCTCGATCCGGAACTGGCGCAGGAGGTGGTCGACGTGCTCGGCCGGCTCGCCAGTGAGGGCACCACCATGGTAATGGCGACGCATGATTTGCGGCTCGCCTCCAAAATCGCGCAGGAGGTGGTGTTTCTCGACGCCGGCAGCGTCGTCGAGAAAGGCCCCGCCGCTGTTTTGTTCAGCAATCCCGAGCGCCAGCGAACCAAGCGGTTCATCGCGACGCTGAAGCAGGAGGCAGAGAAGGAAACCGGCGGCGAAGGTTAA
- a CDS encoding amino acid ABC transporter permease, which yields MPHWLQLMLDSLPTLLWAALIFTVPLTLLSFAFGLLVGLVAALVRLFGPKPLVALVRFYVWIFRGTPLLVQLFLIFYGLPSVGILLDAFSAALIGFTLNIGAYTSEIIRAVIGSVPKGQWEAAYSIGMTWSQAMRRTIVPQAGRVAVPPLSNTFISLVKDTSLAAAITVPEMFQAAQRIVATTYEPLILYVEAAALYLALSSVLSALQTRLEKRLSRYGGFLEARS from the coding sequence GTGCCGCACTGGCTGCAATTGATGCTGGATTCGTTGCCCACGCTGCTATGGGCGGCGCTGATCTTCACCGTACCGCTAACGCTGCTGTCGTTCGCATTCGGTCTCTTGGTAGGACTGGTCGCAGCGCTTGTCCGGCTGTTCGGCCCGAAGCCGCTGGTCGCGCTGGTCCGCTTCTACGTCTGGATCTTCCGCGGCACGCCGCTTCTGGTGCAGCTCTTCCTGATCTTCTACGGCCTGCCTTCGGTCGGCATCCTGCTCGACGCCTTTTCAGCCGCGTTGATCGGCTTCACACTCAATATCGGCGCCTATACGTCGGAAATCATCCGCGCCGTCATAGGCTCGGTGCCGAAGGGGCAGTGGGAGGCGGCCTATTCGATCGGCATGACCTGGAGCCAGGCGATGCGACGCACCATAGTGCCGCAGGCCGGCCGCGTCGCGGTGCCGCCGCTGTCCAACACCTTCATCTCGCTGGTCAAGGATACGTCGCTGGCCGCCGCCATCACGGTGCCGGAGATGTTCCAGGCGGCGCAGCGCATCGTCGCCACCACCTATGAGCCGCTGATCCTCTATGTCGAGGCGGCGGCTCTCTATCTGGCACTGAGCTCGGTGCTGTCGGCGTTGCAGACGCGCCTGGAAAAGCGGCTCAGCCGCTATGGCGGCTTCCTGGAGGCGCGCTCATGA
- a CDS encoding M48 family metalloprotease, with product MALASCQMFTPPDVQESGFQPSSRPVTVDNVAANSKLAEMAKAQHPRILATYGGEYSDPKLERMVAKVVGNLTVVSANPSQTYRITILNSPNVNAFALPGGYLYITRGLLALANDSAELAAVIAHEMGHVTANHGLQRQQLEAEEGFATKVVSDVLGDSPTAKAALIRGKLRLAQFSRNQELEADGIGIKSIGEAGFDPFAAGRFLQSMSAYTDFRSISGATDASLDFLATHPNTPQRIDLAQRHARQFGAPGVGTRDRDAFLAGIDGLLYGDAPEEGYVRGETFLHPGLGVSFSVPDGFIIDNSAAAVTATGPGDIAIRFDGVSIDKNRSLTDYIRSGWVAGLDESSVRQETINGNEAATAHARAEGWQFGIAVIRAGGQVYRLLTAVPSASTSLDAVANSVSGSFRILSAAEKAALKPLHIRVVTVRPGQTMGSLAAQMVGVDRKLDLFRVLNAMSPGAAVSAGDKVKIITDK from the coding sequence ATGGCGCTGGCAAGCTGCCAGATGTTCACGCCTCCGGACGTTCAGGAATCCGGCTTCCAGCCTTCCAGCAGGCCGGTCACCGTCGACAATGTTGCTGCCAACAGCAAGCTCGCCGAAATGGCCAAGGCGCAGCATCCGCGCATCCTTGCGACCTATGGCGGCGAATATTCCGATCCCAAGCTCGAGCGCATGGTCGCCAAGGTCGTCGGCAACCTGACCGTGGTGTCGGCCAATCCGAGCCAGACCTACCGCATAACGATCCTCAATTCGCCCAACGTCAACGCTTTCGCATTGCCGGGCGGCTATCTCTACATCACGCGCGGCCTGTTGGCGCTGGCCAACGATTCGGCCGAGCTCGCCGCGGTCATCGCGCATGAGATGGGCCATGTCACCGCAAACCACGGCTTGCAGCGCCAGCAGCTCGAGGCCGAGGAGGGCTTTGCAACAAAAGTCGTCTCGGATGTGCTCGGCGACAGTCCGACCGCCAAGGCGGCACTGATCCGCGGCAAGCTGCGGCTTGCCCAGTTCTCGCGCAATCAGGAGCTGGAGGCTGACGGCATCGGCATCAAGTCGATCGGCGAGGCGGGCTTCGATCCGTTTGCCGCCGGCCGCTTCCTGCAATCGATGTCGGCCTACACCGATTTCCGCTCGATCAGCGGCGCCACCGACGCCAGCCTCGACTTCCTGGCAACGCATCCGAACACGCCGCAACGCATCGATCTGGCGCAGCGCCATGCCCGCCAGTTCGGCGCGCCCGGCGTCGGCACGCGCGACCGCGACGCCTTCCTCGCCGGCATAGACGGCCTGCTCTATGGTGACGCGCCGGAGGAAGGCTATGTGCGTGGCGAAACCTTCCTGCATCCGGGGCTCGGCGTGTCGTTCTCGGTGCCCGACGGCTTCATCATCGACAACTCGGCCGCGGCGGTGACGGCAACCGGGCCGGGCGACATAGCGATCCGCTTCGACGGCGTCTCGATCGACAAAAACCGCTCGCTGACCGACTACATCCGCAGCGGCTGGGTGGCCGGTCTCGACGAGAGCAGCGTGCGCCAGGAAACAATCAACGGCAACGAGGCGGCGACGGCGCATGCCCGCGCCGAGGGCTGGCAGTTCGGTATTGCGGTGATCCGCGCCGGCGGACAGGTCTACCGGCTGCTGACGGCAGTCCCCTCTGCCAGCACCTCGCTGGACGCGGTGGCGAACTCGGTCAGCGGCTCGTTCCGTATCTTGAGCGCGGCCGAAAAAGCGGCGCTGAAGCCGCTGCACATCCGCGTCGTCACGGTGCGGCCCGGACAGACCATGGGTTCGCTCGCGGCGCAGATGGTCGGCGTCGACCGCAAGCTCGACCTGTTCAGGGTGCTCAATGCAATGTCGCCGGGCGCAGCCGTTTCGGCCGGCGACAAGGTCAAGATCATCACCGACAAATAG
- a CDS encoding RNA-binding S4 domain-containing protein: MVAEGRQRIDKWLFFSRAVKSRSLAAKLVVAGRVRINRDKAAQASDLVRAGDVLTITLERRIFVWKVLGTGSRRGPAEEARLLYEDISPPPAPKGEAVADAIPALRDAGSGRPTKKQRRETDRLLGDD; this comes from the coding sequence ATGGTCGCTGAAGGCCGCCAGCGCATCGACAAATGGCTGTTCTTTTCGCGTGCCGTGAAATCGCGCTCGCTGGCAGCGAAGCTGGTGGTGGCCGGACGCGTTCGCATCAATCGCGACAAAGCAGCGCAGGCCTCCGATCTGGTCCGCGCAGGCGACGTCCTGACCATCACTCTCGAGCGGCGCATCTTCGTCTGGAAGGTGCTCGGCACCGGAAGCCGGCGCGGTCCCGCCGAGGAAGCGCGCTTGCTCTACGAGGATATCTCGCCACCGCCGGCGCCAAAGGGCGAAGCCGTTGCCGATGCGATCCCCGCACTGCGCGATGCCGGCAGCGGCCGCCCGACCAAGAAGCAACGCCGGGAGACCGACCGGCTGCTCGGCGACGACTGA
- the thiQ gene encoding thiamine ABC transporter ATP-binding protein has translation MMTLNSENGTAVRLEKVSFSYGEAPFLFDVRFAASKITAIMGPSGSGKSTLLNLVAGFETPQSGRVLIGGGDVGGKPPSARPVSMVFQENNLFAHLSVERNVGLGRSPSLRLTEADHGAIAAALKRVGLAGKQQRLPRELSGGERQRVALARVLVRDRPVLLLDEPFASLGPALRDDMIDLVADVQAERRMTVLFVTHQPEDAHRIGQDMVFLDNGTVAATGTVADFFTKAGPEAFRRYIGAGPFGAGSRDVARKRT, from the coding sequence ATGATGACGCTCAACAGCGAAAACGGTACGGCTGTGCGGCTGGAAAAGGTCTCGTTCAGCTATGGCGAAGCGCCGTTTTTATTCGATGTCCGGTTCGCCGCCTCGAAGATCACCGCCATCATGGGGCCGAGCGGCTCGGGAAAATCGACACTGCTCAACCTGGTGGCCGGCTTCGAGACGCCGCAATCGGGACGCGTGCTGATCGGTGGCGGCGACGTCGGCGGCAAACCGCCTTCGGCGCGGCCAGTGTCGATGGTGTTCCAGGAAAACAATCTCTTCGCCCATCTTTCGGTCGAACGAAATGTCGGTCTTGGCCGCTCGCCGTCGCTCAGGCTGACCGAGGCCGACCACGGCGCAATCGCCGCGGCGCTCAAGCGCGTCGGCCTTGCCGGCAAGCAACAGCGCCTGCCGCGCGAACTCTCCGGCGGCGAGCGGCAGCGCGTCGCGCTCGCCCGCGTCCTGGTGCGCGACCGGCCGGTGCTCTTGCTCGACGAACCGTTCGCCTCGCTCGGACCGGCCTTGCGCGACGACATGATCGATCTGGTAGCCGACGTCCAAGCGGAGCGGCGCATGACGGTGCTGTTCGTCACGCATCAGCCGGAGGACGCCCACCGTATCGGCCAGGACATGGTGTTCCTGGATAATGGCACGGTTGCCGCAACCGGGACTGTCGCCGATTTTTTTACCAAGGCTGGACCGGAAGCCTTCCGGCGCTATATCGGTGCAGGTCCGTTTGGCGCAGGATCACGAGATGTTGCCCGGAAGCGGACATAA